A single region of the Nocardioides aquaticus genome encodes:
- a CDS encoding glycerate kinase gives MRVLVAPDKFAGTLTAVEAAEAVAAGWHRHAPDDEIDLAPMSDGGPGFVDVLHATLGGELLAVTVTGPTGAPTPATLLVVDDTAYVESAQACGLHLTGAQGGEQATTRGVGELLAAAIGTGVRRVVVGLGGSGTSDGGAGLLAGLGATADVPLDEGPAGLDGIGTIDLAAARERVAGVEVVVASDVDNPLSGLFGAAKVFGPQKGLTEERLVVVDAWLERFAEVAGRRTALEPGAGAAGGLGFALLLLGGTRTPGIGLVTDAVGLPARARAADLVVTGEGAFDFSSRAGKVPAGVAAVAEQAVRPCVALAGAVLVGAREMRALGMESAYSVVDLVGEERAFADPAGSLADLAERVARTWSR, from the coding sequence ATGCGAGTTCTCGTGGCCCCCGACAAGTTCGCCGGCACCCTGACCGCGGTGGAGGCCGCCGAGGCCGTCGCCGCCGGGTGGCACCGGCACGCGCCCGACGACGAGATCGACCTGGCGCCGATGTCCGACGGTGGACCCGGCTTCGTCGACGTCCTGCACGCCACCCTCGGTGGCGAGCTCCTCGCGGTCACCGTGACCGGCCCGACGGGGGCACCCACCCCGGCGACGCTGCTGGTGGTCGACGACACCGCCTACGTCGAGAGCGCCCAGGCCTGCGGGCTGCACCTCACCGGGGCGCAGGGCGGCGAGCAGGCCACCACGCGCGGCGTGGGTGAGCTCCTCGCCGCGGCGATCGGCACCGGCGTACGACGCGTGGTCGTCGGGCTGGGCGGCAGCGGCACCAGCGACGGCGGGGCGGGCCTGCTCGCCGGCCTGGGGGCCACCGCCGACGTCCCGCTCGACGAGGGTCCGGCCGGCCTGGACGGCATCGGCACGATCGACCTCGCGGCGGCGCGGGAGCGCGTCGCCGGGGTGGAGGTCGTGGTCGCCAGCGACGTGGACAACCCGCTGAGCGGTCTCTTCGGCGCGGCCAAGGTCTTCGGGCCCCAGAAGGGGCTCACCGAGGAGCGCCTGGTCGTCGTGGACGCCTGGCTGGAGCGGTTCGCCGAGGTCGCCGGGAGGCGTACCGCGCTCGAGCCCGGCGCCGGCGCGGCCGGCGGCCTGGGGTTCGCGCTGCTCCTCCTCGGCGGCACGCGGACGCCCGGGATCGGCCTGGTCACCGATGCCGTCGGCCTGCCCGCCCGGGCCCGGGCCGCCGACCTCGTCGTCACCGGCGAGGGCGCCTTCGACTTCTCCAGCCGGGCCGGCAAGGTCCCGGCCGGTGTCGCGGCCGTGGCCGAGCAGGCCGTACGCCCGTGCGTGGCGCTGGCCGGCGCGGTGCTGGTCGGTGCGCGGGAGATGCGGGCGCTCGGGATGGAGTCGGCCTACTCCGTGGTCGACCTGGTGGGGGAGGAGCGCGCCTTCGCCGACCCCGCCGGGTCCCTGGCCGACCTCGCCGAGCGGGTCGCGCGCACCTGGTCGCGCTGA
- the erpA gene encoding iron-sulfur cluster insertion protein ErpA, giving the protein MTEQVETTTDRRTDQINLSPVAAGKVTSLLEQEGRDDLQLRISVQPGGCSGLRYQLFFDERTLDGDVVTDFDGVSVVVDRMSVPYLNGAMIDFVDSIEKQGFTIDNPNATGSCACGDSFH; this is encoded by the coding sequence ATGACCGAGCAGGTCGAGACCACCACCGATCGTCGTACCGACCAGATCAACCTCAGCCCGGTCGCCGCGGGCAAGGTGACGAGCCTCCTCGAGCAGGAGGGCCGTGACGACCTCCAGCTGCGCATCTCGGTGCAGCCCGGCGGCTGCAGCGGGCTGCGCTACCAGCTGTTCTTCGACGAGCGCACCCTCGACGGCGACGTCGTCACCGACTTCGACGGCGTGTCCGTCGTCGTCGACCGGATGAGCGTGCCCTACCTCAACGGCGCGATGATCGACTTCGTCGACTCGATCGAGAAGCAGGGCTTCACCATCGACAACCCGAACGCGACCGGCTCCTGCGCCTGCGGCGACTCGTTCCACTGA
- a CDS encoding carbohydrate kinase family protein, protein MTFGGRFADSLVVEQLDKISLSFLVEDLEIRRGGVAPNMCFGLGRLGVRPVLVGAAGEDFTDYRSWLERHGVDCDSVHISTSAHTARFVCTTDSSMAQFASFYPGAMAEARLIELAPIVARVGAPAYVLIGADDPEAMRRHTHECRTRGYAFIADCSQQLAFGDGDLIRDLVDGATISFSNEYESHMIEQKTGWSAAEILDRVGMLVTTLGAEGVRISRRGEQDVVVPAAADVTAVEPTGVGDAFRAGFLAALSWGLGLERAAQVGCVLAAYVVETVGTQEYSFTAADFAGRLEASYGADVAAEVVPHLT, encoded by the coding sequence ATGACCTTCGGTGGCCGGTTCGCCGACTCGCTGGTCGTCGAGCAGCTGGACAAGATCTCGCTGTCCTTCCTGGTGGAGGACCTGGAGATCCGTCGCGGGGGAGTCGCCCCGAACATGTGCTTCGGGCTGGGGCGCCTCGGCGTACGCCCGGTGCTGGTCGGCGCGGCCGGCGAGGACTTCACCGACTACCGGTCGTGGCTCGAGCGGCACGGCGTCGACTGCGACTCGGTGCACATCTCCACCTCCGCCCACACCGCGCGGTTCGTGTGCACCACCGACTCCTCGATGGCGCAGTTCGCCTCGTTCTACCCCGGTGCGATGGCCGAGGCGCGCCTGATCGAGCTGGCGCCGATCGTCGCCCGGGTGGGCGCGCCGGCCTACGTCCTGATCGGCGCCGACGACCCTGAGGCGATGCGCCGCCACACCCACGAGTGCCGCACCCGCGGCTACGCCTTCATCGCCGACTGCTCCCAGCAGCTGGCCTTCGGCGACGGCGACCTGATCCGCGACCTCGTCGACGGCGCGACGATCTCGTTCTCCAACGAGTACGAGTCGCACATGATCGAGCAGAAGACCGGCTGGTCGGCCGCGGAGATCCTGGACCGGGTCGGCATGCTCGTCACGACCCTCGGCGCGGAGGGCGTACGGATCAGCCGCCGCGGCGAGCAGGACGTGGTCGTCCCCGCCGCAGCCGACGTCACCGCGGTCGAGCCCACCGGGGTGGGCGACGCCTTCCGAGCCGGGTTCCTGGCCGCGCTGAGCTGGGGTCTCGGCCTCGAGCGCGCCGCCCAGGTCGGCTGCGTGCTCGCGGCCTACGTCGTGGAGACGGTCGGCACCCAGGAGTACTCCTTCACCGCTGCCGACTTCGCCGGCCGCCTCGAGGCGTCCTACGGCGCCGACGTGGCCGCCGAGGTCGTGCCGCACCTGACCTGA
- a CDS encoding sulfurtransferase TusA family protein — protein MSPGGAPALELDCRGLRCPLPVVELARALPRVAVGEVLAVVATDPAARHDVPAWCRMRDQEYVGEDVAADGCPRFAVRRTT, from the coding sequence GTGAGTCCCGGCGGAGCACCGGCCCTGGAGCTGGACTGCCGGGGCCTGCGCTGCCCGCTGCCGGTGGTGGAGCTGGCCCGTGCCCTGCCCCGGGTGGCCGTCGGCGAGGTCCTCGCCGTCGTCGCCACCGACCCCGCGGCCCGTCACGACGTCCCGGCGTGGTGCCGGATGCGGGACCAGGAGTACGTCGGTGAGGACGTCGCCGCGGACGGCTGCCCCCGCTTCGCGGTGCGGCGTACGACGTAG
- a CDS encoding cysteine desulfurase family protein, producing the protein MSGYLDAASSEPLHPAARDTLRAAVEAGYADPRRLHGPARRARMLLDRARETTAEALGVRPDEVSFTGSGTEAVHRGLLGLRTARRRAGDRVVHAAVEHSAVLHAARWAGPVEDVGVDGSGRVDVEELLRAAGRPGVAVVALQSANHEVGTRQPVAEVATRLGGVPLFADARASMGREPLPDGWSAAAGSSHHWGGPAGVGVLLVRKGVRWTSPFPPDDRVDERTTGHEDVPAALAAAAALQAVVAERDEVAARQRRLVDRIRAAATALPDTEVVGDPVDRLPHLVTFSCLYVDGEALVHALDARGFAVASGSACTSSTFEPSHVLAAMGALTHGNVRVGVARDTTADEVERFVAVLPEVVAGLRAEVGL; encoded by the coding sequence GTGAGCGGCTACCTGGACGCGGCCTCCTCCGAGCCGCTGCACCCGGCTGCGCGGGACACCCTGCGCGCCGCGGTCGAGGCCGGGTACGCCGATCCGCGCCGCCTGCACGGCCCCGCCCGCCGGGCCCGGATGCTGCTGGACCGCGCCCGCGAGACGACCGCGGAAGCCCTGGGGGTCAGGCCCGACGAGGTCTCCTTCACCGGCTCCGGCACCGAGGCCGTGCACCGGGGCCTGCTCGGGCTGCGGACGGCCCGTCGGCGGGCCGGGGACCGCGTCGTCCACGCCGCCGTCGAGCACTCGGCCGTGCTCCACGCGGCGCGGTGGGCCGGCCCGGTCGAGGACGTCGGTGTCGACGGTTCCGGCCGTGTCGACGTGGAGGAGCTGCTGCGCGCCGCCGGGCGGCCCGGGGTCGCGGTGGTCGCGCTCCAGAGCGCGAACCACGAGGTCGGCACCCGCCAGCCCGTGGCCGAGGTGGCCACCCGCCTGGGTGGGGTGCCCCTCTTCGCCGACGCCCGGGCCTCGATGGGGCGCGAGCCGCTGCCCGACGGGTGGTCGGCCGCGGCCGGGTCCTCCCACCACTGGGGTGGCCCGGCCGGCGTGGGTGTCCTGCTCGTGCGCAAGGGCGTCCGGTGGACCTCGCCGTTCCCGCCGGACGACCGGGTCGACGAGCGCACGACCGGCCACGAGGACGTCCCTGCCGCGCTCGCGGCGGCCGCGGCACTGCAGGCCGTCGTGGCCGAGCGGGACGAGGTCGCCGCCCGGCAACGGCGTCTGGTCGATCGGATCCGCGCCGCCGCGACGGCCCTCCCCGACACCGAGGTCGTCGGCGATCCCGTCGACCGCCTGCCGCACCTGGTGACCTTCTCGTGCCTCTACGTCGACGGCGAGGCCCTGGTCCACGCCCTCGACGCCCGCGGGTTCGCGGTGGCCAGCGGGTCCGCGTGCACCAGCTCCACCTTCGAGCCGAGCCACGTGCTGGCCGCGATGGGCGCGCTGACCCACGGCAACGTGCGCGTCGGGGTCGCCCGCGACACCACCGCCGACGAGGTCGAGCGCTTCGTCGCCGTCCTGCCGGAGGTCGTTGCAGGGCTGCGCGCCGAGGTCGGCCTGTGA
- the coxB gene encoding cytochrome c oxidase subunit II, with product MGLQLPGRRAEASRRRRLTASLMLVAGAALLAGCSSDTEAGRLGFPDPVSVQAESNLELWRGAWAAALVTGVVVWGLIFYAVLRFRRRSDDEIPVQTRYNLPLEIFYTIFPVIMVIVFFSQTVRVQNVMLDDSPPDNELTIVGQQWQWTFNHPYEEGGEEENVYEVGAGNYIPTLYLPVDETTRFNLYSPDVIHDFGVPGFLMKMDVIPGQVNSYQVTPTTEGDYLGKCYELCGVSHSRMLFNVKVVSRAEYDDYLEQQAAAGNVSDEPVLGGAYANTQVGLEDEAAEEGSE from the coding sequence GTGGGTCTGCAACTCCCCGGACGCCGCGCCGAGGCGTCGCGTCGCCGGCGCCTGACGGCGTCGTTGATGCTCGTCGCCGGTGCCGCGCTGCTCGCTGGCTGCTCCTCCGACACCGAGGCCGGTCGGCTCGGGTTCCCCGATCCGGTGTCGGTCCAGGCCGAGTCGAACCTCGAGCTGTGGCGTGGTGCCTGGGCGGCAGCACTCGTGACCGGCGTCGTGGTCTGGGGTCTGATCTTCTATGCGGTCCTCCGCTTCCGGCGGCGGTCCGACGACGAGATCCCGGTGCAGACGCGATACAACCTCCCGCTGGAGATCTTCTACACGATCTTCCCCGTCATCATGGTGATCGTCTTCTTCTCCCAGACCGTGCGCGTACAGAACGTGATGTTGGACGACTCGCCGCCCGACAACGAGCTGACCATCGTCGGCCAGCAGTGGCAGTGGACCTTCAACCACCCCTACGAGGAGGGCGGTGAGGAGGAGAACGTCTACGAGGTCGGCGCGGGCAACTACATCCCCACGCTCTACCTGCCCGTCGACGAGACCACCCGGTTCAACCTCTACTCGCCCGACGTGATCCACGACTTCGGCGTCCCGGGCTTCCTGATGAAGATGGACGTCATCCCGGGCCAGGTGAACTCCTACCAGGTCACACCGACGACCGAGGGCGACTACCTCGGCAAGTGCTACGAGCTTTGCGGGGTCTCGCACTCCCGGATGCTCTTCAACGTCAAGGTCGTCTCCCGTGCGGAGTACGACGACTACCTCGAGCAGCAGGCTGCCGCGGGCAACGTCTCTGACGAGCCCGTCCTCGGTGGCGCGTACGCCAACACCCAGGTCGGCCTCGAGGACGAGGCTGCCGAGGAGGGATCAGAGTGA
- the ctaD gene encoding cytochrome c oxidase subunit I, giving the protein MTATAERPTATNATLPRKTLGRQLVTLMTTTDHKLIGKLYLITSFTWFLVGGVMALLIRSELAFPGSQVVNDELYNQLFTMHGTIMLLLFATPLFFGFANVIMPLQIGAPDVAFPRLNMFSYWLFLFGGLIAASGFLTPTGAADFGWFAYTPLSDAVRSPGVGGDLWIMGLWMAGLGTILGAVNFITTIICMRAPGMTMFRMPMFVWNTLVTSLLVLIAFPVLAGALLMLEADRQFGANIFDTSHGGAILWQHLFWFFGHPEVYIIALPFFGIVTEILPVFSRKPIFGYVGLVGATMAIAILSVAVWAHHMFVTGSVNLPFFSGMTFLIAVPTGVKFFNWIGTMWGGSLSFDNPMLWSVGFLTTFLFGGLTGVILASPPLDFAVSDSYFVVAHFHYVVFGTVVFAMFAGFYFWWPKMTGRMLNERLGKLHFWLLFVGFHTTFLVQHWLGAQGMPRRYADYLSIDGFTGLNQVSTIGAFILAASTLPFLYNVYISRNAPLVEVDDPWGWGRSLEWATSCPPPRHNFVTLPRIRSESPAFDLHHPEVVAVELDDNPAARDGNAADAPDMAGREEVINDRTNRRSNERKDGDR; this is encoded by the coding sequence GTGACCGCCACCGCCGAGAGGCCCACCGCCACCAACGCGACGCTGCCGCGCAAGACCCTGGGTCGTCAGCTCGTCACGCTGATGACCACCACCGACCACAAGCTGATCGGCAAGCTGTACCTGATCACCTCGTTCACCTGGTTCCTCGTCGGCGGCGTGATGGCGCTGCTGATCCGCTCCGAGCTGGCCTTCCCGGGCTCGCAGGTGGTCAACGACGAGCTCTACAACCAGCTGTTCACGATGCACGGCACGATCATGCTGCTGTTGTTCGCGACGCCGTTGTTCTTCGGCTTCGCCAACGTGATCATGCCGCTGCAGATCGGTGCGCCCGACGTCGCGTTCCCGCGCCTGAACATGTTCAGCTACTGGCTGTTCCTCTTCGGCGGCCTGATCGCGGCCTCCGGGTTCCTGACCCCCACCGGGGCGGCCGACTTCGGCTGGTTCGCCTACACCCCGCTCTCGGACGCCGTACGGTCCCCGGGCGTCGGCGGTGACCTGTGGATCATGGGCCTGTGGATGGCCGGACTCGGCACGATCCTCGGTGCGGTCAACTTCATCACCACGATCATCTGCATGCGCGCTCCCGGGATGACGATGTTCCGGATGCCGATGTTCGTCTGGAACACGCTGGTCACCAGCCTGCTGGTGCTCATCGCCTTCCCGGTGCTGGCCGGCGCGCTGCTCATGCTCGAGGCCGACCGCCAGTTTGGCGCCAACATCTTCGACACCTCGCACGGTGGCGCGATCCTGTGGCAGCACCTGTTCTGGTTCTTCGGCCACCCGGAGGTCTACATCATCGCGCTGCCGTTCTTCGGCATCGTGACCGAGATTCTCCCGGTCTTCAGCCGCAAGCCGATCTTCGGCTACGTCGGCCTGGTCGGCGCCACGATGGCCATCGCCATCCTCTCGGTCGCAGTGTGGGCGCACCACATGTTCGTGACCGGCTCGGTGAACCTGCCCTTCTTCTCGGGCATGACGTTCCTGATCGCGGTGCCCACAGGAGTCAAGTTCTTCAACTGGATCGGAACGATGTGGGGCGGGTCCCTGTCCTTCGACAACCCGATGCTCTGGTCGGTCGGGTTCCTGACCACCTTTCTGTTCGGGGGTCTGACCGGGGTGATCCTGGCCAGTCCGCCCCTCGACTTCGCGGTATCGGACTCCTACTTCGTGGTCGCGCACTTCCACTACGTCGTCTTCGGCACCGTCGTGTTCGCGATGTTCGCGGGCTTCTACTTCTGGTGGCCCAAGATGACCGGCCGGATGCTCAACGAGCGCCTAGGCAAGCTGCACTTCTGGCTGCTGTTCGTCGGCTTCCACACCACCTTCCTGGTCCAGCACTGGTTGGGAGCCCAGGGTATGCCGCGCCGGTACGCCGACTACCTCTCGATCGACGGGTTCACCGGGCTCAACCAGGTCTCGACGATCGGTGCCTTCATCCTGGCCGCCTCGACGCTGCCGTTCCTCTACAACGTCTACATCTCGCGCAACGCCCCGCTCGTCGAGGTCGACGACCCCTGGGGTTGGGGCCGCTCGCTGGAGTGGGCGACGTCCTGCCCGCCGCCGCGACACAACTTCGTCACCCTGCCCCGCATCCGCTCGGAGTCCCCGGCCTTCGACCTGCACCACCCCGAAGTCGTCGCCGTGGAGCTCGACGACAACCCGGCCGCGCGTGACGGCAACGCAGCCGACGCGCCCGACATGGCCGGGCGCGAAGAGGTCATCAACGACCGGACCAACCGACGCAGCAACGAGCGCAAAGACGGTGACCGATGA
- a CDS encoding cytochrome c oxidase subunit 4 encodes MKSEAWIFGVTSIFLVLVTPGYWLITSAGDTGGDWTGTSALAMTTLLAAMVTFYLGFHARRMDPRPEDRQDGEIADGAGELGFFPPYSWWPLWCASAIGVIVFSVAMAAWWLLIIGAVLGAIALMGLVFEYYRGLHAH; translated from the coding sequence ATGAAGTCCGAGGCCTGGATCTTTGGCGTCACTAGCATCTTCCTGGTGCTCGTGACGCCTGGCTACTGGCTGATCACGTCGGCCGGTGACACGGGTGGGGACTGGACCGGCACGTCGGCGTTGGCCATGACCACGCTGCTCGCGGCGATGGTCACGTTCTATCTGGGGTTCCATGCGAGGCGCATGGATCCTCGTCCTGAGGACCGTCAGGACGGCGAGATCGCCGACGGTGCCGGAGAGCTCGGGTTCTTCCCGCCGTACTCCTGGTGGCCGCTGTGGTGCGCCTCCGCGATCGGCGTGATCGTGTTCTCGGTCGCGATGGCTGCCTGGTGGCTGTTGATCATCGGTGCCGTGCTCGGAGCGATCGCCCTGATGGGTCTCGTCTTCGAGTACTACCGGGGCTTGCACGCCCACTGA
- a CDS encoding L,D-transpeptidase, giving the protein MSLPSRSSSQSRRLVALASAAVLAGSLAACSTGPSAPETKGDASDGGAPRAGGTQAASEDAARPTVTTNVARGAQGVPVDTTVQVSADGGELSRVTVSSPAGRLPGTLSDDGAAWAAAERLEPGTTYDISSVVTGTDGRDVTESSSFTTAPLTLDEQTFASVAPLDGETVGVGMPVVVSFDVPVTDRAAFEKQMTVTSSPAQPGTWHWMSDYEAHWRPKAYWEPGTTVDVDVDVNGVDAGDGIYGQEDREVGFTVGDSHVYKVNAQTHQMQVFSNGDLLRTIPITTGKAGFTTRSGTKVIMEKFESRRMNSETVGIAAGSAESYDIADVQYAMRLTYSGEFIHAAPWSVSSQGSANVSHGCTGMSTENAAWLYGMTLRGDVVEYTGTDRPMTLDNGYGDWNASYADYRQASALG; this is encoded by the coding sequence ATGTCCCTTCCGTCCCGTTCCTCCTCCCAGTCCCGTCGCCTCGTCGCACTGGCCTCCGCCGCCGTCCTCGCCGGCAGCCTGGCTGCCTGCTCGACCGGCCCCAGCGCGCCGGAGACCAAGGGTGACGCGAGCGACGGGGGAGCACCCCGCGCCGGGGGCACGCAGGCCGCGTCCGAAGACGCCGCCCGACCCACGGTGACCACGAACGTCGCCCGGGGCGCCCAGGGCGTCCCCGTGGACACCACGGTGCAGGTGAGCGCCGACGGCGGCGAGCTGAGCCGCGTCACGGTCTCCTCGCCCGCGGGGCGCCTTCCCGGGACGCTGAGCGACGACGGCGCCGCCTGGGCGGCTGCCGAGCGCCTCGAGCCGGGCACGACGTACGACATCAGCTCGGTCGTCACCGGCACCGACGGTCGTGACGTCACCGAGTCGAGCTCGTTCACCACCGCGCCGCTCACGCTGGACGAGCAGACCTTCGCCTCCGTCGCGCCGCTCGACGGCGAGACCGTGGGCGTGGGCATGCCGGTCGTGGTCAGCTTCGACGTCCCGGTCACCGACCGTGCGGCCTTCGAGAAGCAGATGACCGTGACCTCCAGCCCCGCCCAGCCGGGCACCTGGCACTGGATGAGCGACTACGAGGCGCACTGGCGCCCGAAGGCGTACTGGGAGCCGGGCACCACCGTCGACGTCGACGTCGACGTCAACGGGGTCGACGCCGGCGACGGGATCTACGGCCAGGAGGACCGGGAGGTCGGCTTCACCGTGGGGGACTCCCACGTGTACAAGGTGAACGCCCAGACCCACCAGATGCAGGTCTTCTCCAACGGCGACCTGCTGCGCACGATCCCGATCACCACCGGCAAGGCGGGGTTCACCACCCGCTCCGGCACGAAGGTGATCATGGAGAAGTTCGAGAGCCGTCGGATGAACTCCGAGACGGTCGGCATCGCGGCCGGCAGCGCCGAGTCCTACGACATCGCCGACGTGCAGTACGCGATGCGGCTCACGTACTCCGGCGAGTTCATCCACGCCGCCCCCTGGTCGGTGTCCTCCCAGGGTTCTGCCAACGTCTCCCACGGCTGCACCGGGATGAGCACCGAGAACGCCGCCTGGCTCTACGGCATGACCCTGCGCGGCGACGTCGTCGAGTACACCGGCACCGACCGGCCGATGACGCTGGACAACGGCTACGGCGACTGGAACGCCTCCTACGCCGACTACCGCCAGGCCTCCGCTCTCGGCTGA
- a CDS encoding cytochrome b, producing the protein MTIDTSKVATTTTGTAATAPTRTGAVANWADERLGLGTVMKKNLRKVFPDHWSFMLGEIALWSFVVLLLTGVFLTLWYDPSMAETPYTGSYAPLRGIEMSQGMSSTLHISFDVRGGLLMRQMHHWAAMLFIAAMMVHLLRVYFTGAFRKPRELNWVIGSLLLLLGTLEGFTGYSLPDDLLSGTGIRAADGFVKSIPVVGTYVSFFLFGGEFPGDSIIPRLYIIHVLLIPGILLGLIAAHMLLLVYHKHTQWPGPGRTEENVVGFPMLPVYAAKAGGFFFVVFGVTAIMGGLMTINPIWRYGPYDPTKVTAGSQPDWYMGWPDGALRIMPGIETELFGYTLSWNVLVPIIILPGLMFTILLMLPFIENWITGDKRDHHLLERPRDAPTRTALMVALMTFYGLMWAAGGNDIIAIRFDLSINQITYFLRAAVFIGPVIAFIIARRWCISLQRKDRDDVLHGYETGIIMRSPEGGFSERHAPLPQESVYTLTSREDTKAYAALPATDANGVDAPNGRIDRVRAKLSQAWFAHDTAPPTREELDEAHHHAEHAHELQGALDGRAADGHQYDGKHAVEGDHLRND; encoded by the coding sequence ATGACGATCGACACCAGCAAGGTGGCGACAACGACGACAGGCACCGCTGCCACGGCGCCCACCCGTACCGGAGCAGTAGCCAACTGGGCGGACGAACGCCTCGGCCTCGGCACGGTCATGAAGAAGAACCTGCGCAAGGTCTTCCCGGACCACTGGTCGTTCATGCTGGGCGAGATCGCCCTGTGGAGCTTCGTGGTCCTGCTGCTCACCGGAGTCTTCCTGACGCTCTGGTACGACCCGAGCATGGCGGAGACCCCGTACACCGGCTCCTACGCCCCGCTGCGCGGCATCGAGATGTCCCAGGGCATGTCCTCCACGCTGCACATCTCCTTCGACGTGCGCGGCGGCCTGCTGATGCGCCAGATGCACCACTGGGCGGCGATGCTCTTCATCGCCGCGATGATGGTGCACCTGCTCCGCGTGTACTTCACCGGCGCGTTCCGCAAGCCCCGTGAGCTGAACTGGGTGATCGGGTCGCTGCTGCTGCTGCTCGGCACGCTCGAGGGCTTCACCGGCTACTCCCTGCCCGACGACCTGCTCTCGGGCACCGGGATCCGCGCGGCGGACGGCTTCGTGAAGTCGATCCCCGTCGTGGGCACCTACGTCTCGTTCTTCCTGTTCGGCGGCGAGTTCCCCGGCGACAGCATCATCCCGCGCCTCTACATCATCCACGTGCTCCTGATCCCGGGCATCCTGCTCGGCCTGATCGCGGCCCACATGCTGCTGCTCGTCTACCACAAGCACACGCAGTGGCCTGGCCCCGGCCGCACCGAGGAGAACGTCGTCGGCTTCCCGATGCTCCCGGTGTACGCCGCCAAGGCCGGCGGGTTCTTCTTCGTCGTCTTCGGCGTCACCGCGATCATGGGTGGGCTGATGACGATCAACCCGATCTGGCGGTACGGACCGTACGACCCGACCAAGGTCACCGCCGGGTCCCAGCCGGACTGGTACATGGGCTGGCCGGACGGTGCGCTGCGGATCATGCCGGGCATCGAGACCGAGCTCTTCGGCTACACGCTGTCGTGGAACGTGCTCGTGCCGATCATCATCCTGCCTGGGCTGATGTTCACGATCCTGCTGATGCTGCCGTTCATCGAGAACTGGATCACCGGCGACAAGCGGGACCACCACCTGCTCGAGCGTCCCCGTGACGCGCCGACGCGGACGGCCCTGATGGTCGCGCTGATGACCTTCTACGGCCTGATGTGGGCCGCGGGCGGCAACGACATCATCGCGATCCGCTTCGACCTGTCGATCAACCAGATCACGTACTTCCTGCGGGCGGCGGTGTTCATCGGACCGGTGATCGCCTTCATCATCGCCCGGCGCTGGTGCATCTCGCTGCAGCGCAAGGACCGTGACGACGTGCTCCACGGCTACGAGACCGGCATCATCATGCGTTCGCCCGAGGGCGGGTTCTCCGAGCGGCACGCGCCGCTCCCCCAGGAGTCCGTCTACACCCTCACCTCCCGTGAGGACACCAAGGCGTACGCGGCGCTGCCGGCCACCGACGCCAACGGGGTCGACGCACCGAACGGTCGCATCGACCGGGTGCGGGCCAAGCTGTCCCAGGCCTGGTTCGCCCACGACACGGCACCTCCCACCCGGGAGGAGCTCGACGAGGCGCACCACCACGCCGAGCACGCCCACGAGCTGCAGGGGGCGCTGGACGGCCGCGCGGCCGACGGCCACCAGTACGACGGCAAGCACGCCGTCGAGGGTGACCACCTCCGCAACGACTGA